A part of Pieris napi chromosome 9, ilPieNapi1.2, whole genome shotgun sequence genomic DNA contains:
- the LOC125052177 gene encoding liprin-alpha-1 isoform X10, translated as MLRGGACALLGAPCSRKNGAICTCRLHTALLQEFATLTKELNQAREQLLEREEEISELKAERNNTRLLLEHLECLVSRHERSLRMTVVKRQAAAQSGVSSEVEVLKALKSLFEHHKALDEKVRERLRVALERNTALEEELALTKEELQQYKSSSGQDDKPKENGTVSTGSPEQNGEPTQTKESSVNGEPETGKKLTELQNTIAKQSAELSSWQRRVAELNNKMTDLEEKLTKGEKELAKKQDECLKLQRDLRENVAQKEDQEERIATLEKRYLNAQRESTSLHDLNEKLEQELQHKQAQLKLQEEKIAAIEEKLELSTQKLAQMCSLPEMEEQLKARMEALSQAQERHGSAEDRIQRLEASVEEKNAELMRLNQRLRMNEEHNTRLSATVDKLLSESNDRLQVHLKERMHALEEKNALQQELEKTRKYADELLHEKQEILKELAKWRMETEQLKRQMLQQEIAFNIQQTDALTRSLSPAAPQPPPSGLFQPKLDGSWEKLQQAHVLASVQQGFDVTSDAENDESEGAEGGHTDAAALALMLQEQLDAINTEIRLIQEEKQSTEARAEELESRVGSYEHMNVVSRRAESPPPAASPSHTHMHHKYHTAPASMSPAHAHYRAAIASESLPSSQLQLCEEGVAGVGVAGVGMGGVCEGAESPLTARSLRLERAARAIHAERDRLRTHYPAPYDSSSQESLGGGTSTWGGGASPGLPRGVTSAASAVSIASMHQQKKRGIKSSLGRFFSKKDKAGLPVQGQGSRTLSSVSSLGLSSLVDDDGQMSQSGMQAPLQHAEYARTKTKDRDYRHELLGEAMRAGTPFALWNGPTVVAWLELWVGMPAWYVAACRANVKSGAIMSALSDQEIQREIGISNPLHRLKLRLAIQEMVSLTSPSAPRGTACAALAFGDMNHEWIGNVWLPSLGLPQYRTTFMECLVDARMLEHLTKRDLRTQLKMLDSFHRTSLHFGVACLKRVGYSVRALEERRRSAEHCIRDVLVWTNERLQRWLTAINLKEYAANLSESGVHGALIALDDNFDANSMALALQIPTQNTQARQILEMEFNSLLANGTERKARQPHEHAPAS; from the exons ATGTTGCGCGGCGGCGCGTGCGCACTGCTCGGCGCCCCGTGCTCGCGCAAGAATGGTGCAATTTGTACCTGTCGGCTACACACTGCCCTGCTGCAG GAATTTGCGACGCTTACAAAGGAGTTGAATCAAGCTCGAGAACAGCTTCTAGAGAGAGAAGAGGAGATATCCGAGCTCAAGGCGGAAAGAAACAACACCAGG CTTCTACTAGAGCACCTAGAATGTCTTGTGTCGCGGCACGAGCGCTCGCTGCGCATGACCGTGGTAAAACGGCAGGCGGCTGCGCAGTCGGGCGTTTCTTCCGAAGTGGAGGTACTGAAAGCGCTCAAGAGTCTCTTCGAACATCACAAGGCGCTCGACGAGAAG gttCGAGAGCGATTACGTGTGGCGTTGGAGAGAAATACAGCGCTGGAAGAAGAATTGGCTTTAACCAAAGAAGAA CTGCAACAGTACAAATCATCGTCCGGCCAGGACGACAAACCCAAAGAGAACGGCACCGTCTCGACTGGATCGCCAGAACAGAACGGCGAACCGACACAGACTAAG GAAAGTAGTGTTAACGGTGAGCCGGAGACTGGCAAGAAACTAACTGAGCTACAAAACACGATCGCTAAACAG TCGGCTGAGTTAAGTTCATGGCAGAGAAGAGTGGCAGAGTTAAACAACAAAATGACCGACCTAGAAGAGAAGTTAACAAAAGGAGAAAAGGAGTTGGCGAAGAAACAAGATGAGTGCTTAAAACTACAGCGGGATCTAAGAGAAAATGTCGCTCAGAAAGAGGACCAG GAAGAAAGAATAGCTACCCTAGAAAAAAGGTACCTCAATGCACAGCGCGAGTCTACGTCACTCCACGACCTGAATGAGAAGTTGGAACAGGAATTACAACACAAGCAAGCCCAGCTTAAG CTTCAAGAAGAGAAGATAGCGGCCATCGAGGAGAAGTTGGAGCTGTCCACACAGAAACTGGCCCAGATGTGTTCTCTGCCCGAAATGGAGGAGCAGCTGAAGGCCAGGATGGAAGCTCTCAGCCAG GCGCAAGAGAGGCATGGCTCCGCTGAAGACAGAATACAGAGGCTTGAGGCGAGTGTTGAGGAAAAGAATGCGGAGCTGATGAGGCTAAACCAGCGGCTGAGGATGAACGAGGAGCACAACACGAGGCTGTCTGCGACGGTGGATAAACTGCTGTCGGAGTCTAATGACAG attgCAAGTTCACCTCAAAGAAAGAATGCACGCGCTAGAAGAGAAGAACGCATTGCAGCAAGAGTTAGAGAAGACTCGTAAGTACGCAGATGAATTGCTTCACGAGAAACAGGAGATACTCAAGGAACTCGCCAAGTGGAGGATGGAGACTGAACAG CTCAAGCGTCAGATGCTCCAACAAGAGATAGCGTTCAACATTCAACAAACGGACGCCTTGACTCGTTCCTTATCCCCAGCAGCTCCGCAGCCGCCGCCGTCGGGACTCTTCCAGCCCAAG TTGGACGGTTCATGGGAGAAACTTCAGCAAGCTCATGTGCTCGCAAGTGTTCAGCAAGGTTTTGATGTTACTAGTGATGCTGAG AATGATGAGTCTGAAGGGGCTGAAGGTGGGCACACGGATGCTGCTGCCTTGGCTCTCATGCTGCAGGAACAGCTAGACGCCATTAACACGGAGATACGACTCATTCAGGAAGAGAAGCAGAGCACCGAAGCCAGGGCTGAGGAACTGGAGTCTAgg GTTGGCAGCTATGAACATATGAACGTTGTGTCGCGTCGCGCCGAGTCTCCGCCCCCAGCTGCTTCCCCTTCGCACACACATATGCATCACAAGTACCACACt GCGCCCGCGTCAATGTCACCTGCGCACGCGCACTACCGTGCGGCCATCGCCTCTGAGAGCCTGCCCTCCAGTCAG TTGCAGCTGTGCGAGGAGGGCGTGGCTGGAGTAGGTGTGGCCGGTGTGGGAATGGGCGGGGTCTGTGAAGGTGCGGAGTCTCCTTTAACGGCGCGTTCGCTACGACTTGAAAGGGCCGCGAGGGCTATTCACGCTGAGCGAGATCGTTTGAGAACGCATTATCCTGCGCCTTATGACTC CTCAAGCCAAGAGTCCCTCGGCGGTGGCACCAGCACTTGGGGTGGCGGGGCGTCGCCCGGTCTTCCTCGTGGCGTGACATCAGCAGCCTCAGCCGTCTCCATTGCGTCCATGCACCAACAGAAGAAGCGCGGCATTAAGAGCTCTCTGGGAAGATTCTTTAGTAAAAAGGATAAAGCTGGATTGCCG GTACAAGGTCAAGGGAGTAGGACTCTATCATCAGTATCTTCGTTAGGTCTGTCGTCGCTGGTCGATGACGACGGTCAGATGTCGCAAAGCGGTATGCAAGCCCCGCTACAGCATGCGGAATACGCTAGAACTAAAACTAA AGATCGCGACTACCGTCACGAGTTGTTAGGTGAAGCGATGCGGGCGGGAACACCGTTTGCCCTCTGGAACGGTCCAACTGTGGTCGCCTGGCTGGAGTTGTGGGTGGGGATGCCAGCCTGGTACGTGGCCGCCTGTCGGGCTAACGTCAAGTCCGGGGCTATCATGTCGGCCCTGTCTGACCAGGAGATACAGCGGGAGATTG GTATAAGCAACCCTCTACACCGCCTGAAGCTTCGTCTAGCAATCCAAGAGATGGTGTCTCTGACGTCACCCTCTGCCCCAAGAGGCACTGCTTGCGCAGCGCTGGCCTTTGGAGACATGAACCACGAATGGATCGGCAACGTTTGGCTGCCTTCGTTAG GTTTACCCCAGTATAGAACGACGTTCATGGAATGTTTAGTTGACGCTCGTATGTTGGAGCATCTCACTAAAAGGGACTTACGCACGCAACTCAAGATGCTTGACAGTTTTCACAG GACATCGCTCCATTTCGGTGTGGCGTGTCTTAAGCGCGTGGGTTACTCCGTGCGCGCCTTGGAAGAGCGACGTCGCTCCGCAGAGCATTGCATACGGGACGTACTCGTGTGGACCAACGAGAGGCTGCAACGGTGGCTCACTGCTATTAATCTCAAG GAGTACGCAGCTAACTTATCAGAGAGCGGCGTGCACGGTGCGTTGATCGCGTTGGACGATAACTTTGACGCCAACAGTATGGCGCTTGCGCTGCAGATTCCCACGCAGAATACTCAG GCGCGGCAAATCCTAGAAATGGAATTCAACAGTTTACTAGCGAACGGTACGGAGCGTAAGGCGCGGCAACCTCACGAGCACGCGCCTGCCTCCTGA
- the LOC125052177 gene encoding liprin-alpha-1 isoform X9, which yields MLRGGACALLGAPCSRKNGAICTCRLHTALLQEFATLTKELNQAREQLLEREEEISELKAERNNTRLLLEHLECLVSRHERSLRMTVVKRQAAAQSGVSSEVEVLKALKSLFEHHKALDEKVRERLRVALERNTALEEELALTKEELQQYKSSSGQDDKPKENGTVSTGSPEQNGEPTQTKESSVNGEPETGKKLTELQNTIAKQSAELSSWQRRVAELNNKMTDLEEKLTKGEKELAKKQDECLKLQRDLRENVAQKEDQEERIATLEKRYLNAQRESTSLHDLNEKLEQELQHKQAQLKLQEEKIAAIEEKLELSTQKLAQMCSLPEMEEQLKARMEALSQAQERHGSAEDRIQRLEASVEEKNAELMRLNQRLRMNEEHNTRLSATVDKLLSESNDRLQVHLKERMHALEEKNALQQELEKTRKYADELLHEKQEILKELAKWRMETEQLKRQMLQQEIAFNIQQTDALTRSLSPAAPQPPPSGLFQPKLDGSWEKLQQAHVLASVQQGFDVTSDAENDESEGAEGGHTDAAALALMLQEQLDAINTEIRLIQEEKQSTEARAEELESRVGSYEHMNVVSRRAESPPPAASPSHTHMHHKYHTAPASMSPAHAHYRAAIASESLPSSQLQLCEEGVAGVGVAGVGMGGVCEGAESPLTARSLRLERAARAIHAERDRLRTHYPAPYDSSSIMSGSMARIPMHSSSSQESLGGGTSTWGGGASPGLPRGVTSAASAVSIASMHQQKKRGIKSSLGRFFSKKDKAGLPVQGQGSRTLSSVSSLGLSSLVDDDGQMSQSGMQAPLQHAEYARTKTKDRDYRHELLGEAMRAGTPFALWNGPTVVAWLELWVGMPAWYVAACRANVKSGAIMSALSDQEIQREIGISNPLHRLKLRLAIQEMVSLTSPSAPRGTACAALAFGDMNHEWIGNVWLPSLGLPQYRTTFMECLVDARMLEHLTKRDLRTQLKMLDSFHRTSLHFGVACLKRVGYSVRALEERRRSAEHCIRDVLVWTNERLQRWLTAINLKEYAANLSESGVHGALIALDDNFDANSMALALQIPTQNTQARQILEMEFNSLLANGTERKARQPHEHAPAS from the exons ATGTTGCGCGGCGGCGCGTGCGCACTGCTCGGCGCCCCGTGCTCGCGCAAGAATGGTGCAATTTGTACCTGTCGGCTACACACTGCCCTGCTGCAG GAATTTGCGACGCTTACAAAGGAGTTGAATCAAGCTCGAGAACAGCTTCTAGAGAGAGAAGAGGAGATATCCGAGCTCAAGGCGGAAAGAAACAACACCAGG CTTCTACTAGAGCACCTAGAATGTCTTGTGTCGCGGCACGAGCGCTCGCTGCGCATGACCGTGGTAAAACGGCAGGCGGCTGCGCAGTCGGGCGTTTCTTCCGAAGTGGAGGTACTGAAAGCGCTCAAGAGTCTCTTCGAACATCACAAGGCGCTCGACGAGAAG gttCGAGAGCGATTACGTGTGGCGTTGGAGAGAAATACAGCGCTGGAAGAAGAATTGGCTTTAACCAAAGAAGAA CTGCAACAGTACAAATCATCGTCCGGCCAGGACGACAAACCCAAAGAGAACGGCACCGTCTCGACTGGATCGCCAGAACAGAACGGCGAACCGACACAGACTAAG GAAAGTAGTGTTAACGGTGAGCCGGAGACTGGCAAGAAACTAACTGAGCTACAAAACACGATCGCTAAACAG TCGGCTGAGTTAAGTTCATGGCAGAGAAGAGTGGCAGAGTTAAACAACAAAATGACCGACCTAGAAGAGAAGTTAACAAAAGGAGAAAAGGAGTTGGCGAAGAAACAAGATGAGTGCTTAAAACTACAGCGGGATCTAAGAGAAAATGTCGCTCAGAAAGAGGACCAG GAAGAAAGAATAGCTACCCTAGAAAAAAGGTACCTCAATGCACAGCGCGAGTCTACGTCACTCCACGACCTGAATGAGAAGTTGGAACAGGAATTACAACACAAGCAAGCCCAGCTTAAG CTTCAAGAAGAGAAGATAGCGGCCATCGAGGAGAAGTTGGAGCTGTCCACACAGAAACTGGCCCAGATGTGTTCTCTGCCCGAAATGGAGGAGCAGCTGAAGGCCAGGATGGAAGCTCTCAGCCAG GCGCAAGAGAGGCATGGCTCCGCTGAAGACAGAATACAGAGGCTTGAGGCGAGTGTTGAGGAAAAGAATGCGGAGCTGATGAGGCTAAACCAGCGGCTGAGGATGAACGAGGAGCACAACACGAGGCTGTCTGCGACGGTGGATAAACTGCTGTCGGAGTCTAATGACAG attgCAAGTTCACCTCAAAGAAAGAATGCACGCGCTAGAAGAGAAGAACGCATTGCAGCAAGAGTTAGAGAAGACTCGTAAGTACGCAGATGAATTGCTTCACGAGAAACAGGAGATACTCAAGGAACTCGCCAAGTGGAGGATGGAGACTGAACAG CTCAAGCGTCAGATGCTCCAACAAGAGATAGCGTTCAACATTCAACAAACGGACGCCTTGACTCGTTCCTTATCCCCAGCAGCTCCGCAGCCGCCGCCGTCGGGACTCTTCCAGCCCAAG TTGGACGGTTCATGGGAGAAACTTCAGCAAGCTCATGTGCTCGCAAGTGTTCAGCAAGGTTTTGATGTTACTAGTGATGCTGAG AATGATGAGTCTGAAGGGGCTGAAGGTGGGCACACGGATGCTGCTGCCTTGGCTCTCATGCTGCAGGAACAGCTAGACGCCATTAACACGGAGATACGACTCATTCAGGAAGAGAAGCAGAGCACCGAAGCCAGGGCTGAGGAACTGGAGTCTAgg GTTGGCAGCTATGAACATATGAACGTTGTGTCGCGTCGCGCCGAGTCTCCGCCCCCAGCTGCTTCCCCTTCGCACACACATATGCATCACAAGTACCACACt GCGCCCGCGTCAATGTCACCTGCGCACGCGCACTACCGTGCGGCCATCGCCTCTGAGAGCCTGCCCTCCAGTCAG TTGCAGCTGTGCGAGGAGGGCGTGGCTGGAGTAGGTGTGGCCGGTGTGGGAATGGGCGGGGTCTGTGAAGGTGCGGAGTCTCCTTTAACGGCGCGTTCGCTACGACTTGAAAGGGCCGCGAGGGCTATTCACGCTGAGCGAGATCGTTTGAGAACGCATTATCCTGCGCCTTATGACTC GAGCTCTATAATGTCTGGAAGTATGGCAAGGATCCCGATGCACAG CAGCTCAAGCCAAGAGTCCCTCGGCGGTGGCACCAGCACTTGGGGTGGCGGGGCGTCGCCCGGTCTTCCTCGTGGCGTGACATCAGCAGCCTCAGCCGTCTCCATTGCGTCCATGCACCAACAGAAGAAGCGCGGCATTAAGAGCTCTCTGGGAAGATTCTTTAGTAAAAAGGATAAAGCTGGATTGCCG GTACAAGGTCAAGGGAGTAGGACTCTATCATCAGTATCTTCGTTAGGTCTGTCGTCGCTGGTCGATGACGACGGTCAGATGTCGCAAAGCGGTATGCAAGCCCCGCTACAGCATGCGGAATACGCTAGAACTAAAACTAA AGATCGCGACTACCGTCACGAGTTGTTAGGTGAAGCGATGCGGGCGGGAACACCGTTTGCCCTCTGGAACGGTCCAACTGTGGTCGCCTGGCTGGAGTTGTGGGTGGGGATGCCAGCCTGGTACGTGGCCGCCTGTCGGGCTAACGTCAAGTCCGGGGCTATCATGTCGGCCCTGTCTGACCAGGAGATACAGCGGGAGATTG GTATAAGCAACCCTCTACACCGCCTGAAGCTTCGTCTAGCAATCCAAGAGATGGTGTCTCTGACGTCACCCTCTGCCCCAAGAGGCACTGCTTGCGCAGCGCTGGCCTTTGGAGACATGAACCACGAATGGATCGGCAACGTTTGGCTGCCTTCGTTAG GTTTACCCCAGTATAGAACGACGTTCATGGAATGTTTAGTTGACGCTCGTATGTTGGAGCATCTCACTAAAAGGGACTTACGCACGCAACTCAAGATGCTTGACAGTTTTCACAG GACATCGCTCCATTTCGGTGTGGCGTGTCTTAAGCGCGTGGGTTACTCCGTGCGCGCCTTGGAAGAGCGACGTCGCTCCGCAGAGCATTGCATACGGGACGTACTCGTGTGGACCAACGAGAGGCTGCAACGGTGGCTCACTGCTATTAATCTCAAG GAGTACGCAGCTAACTTATCAGAGAGCGGCGTGCACGGTGCGTTGATCGCGTTGGACGATAACTTTGACGCCAACAGTATGGCGCTTGCGCTGCAGATTCCCACGCAGAATACTCAG GCGCGGCAAATCCTAGAAATGGAATTCAACAGTTTACTAGCGAACGGTACGGAGCGTAAGGCGCGGCAACCTCACGAGCACGCGCCTGCCTCCTGA
- the LOC125052177 gene encoding liprin-alpha isoform X5, translating to MWNMMCDVMPTISEDSISQRSSQFSGEDANFEQLMVSMLDERDKLVESLRETQERLGDTEVRLKEVEKERDSLHRQISANLPQEFATLTKELNQAREQLLEREEEISELKAERNNTRLLLEHLECLVSRHERSLRMTVVKRQAAAQSGVSSEVEVLKALKSLFEHHKALDEKVRERLRVALERNTALEEELALTKEELQQYKSSSGQDDKPKENGTVSTGSPEQNGEPTQTKSAELSSWQRRVAELNNKMTDLEEKLTKGEKELAKKQDECLKLQRDLRENVAQKEDQEERIATLEKRYLNAQRESTSLHDLNEKLEQELQHKQAQLKLQEEKIAAIEEKLELSTQKLAQMCSLPEMEEQLKARMEALSQAQERHGSAEDRIQRLEASVEEKNAELMRLNQRLRMNEEHNTRLSATVDKLLSESNDRLQVHLKERMHALEEKNALQQELEKTRKYADELLHEKQEILKELAKWRMETEQLKRQMLQQEIAFNIQQTDALTRSLSPAAPQPPPSGLFQPKLDGSWEKLQQAHVLASVQQGFDVTSDAENDESEGAEGGHTDAAALALMLQEQLDAINTEIRLIQEEKQSTEARAEELESRVGSYEHMNVVSRRAESPPPAASPSHTHMHHKYHTAPASMSPAHAHYRAAIASESLPSSQLQLCEEGVAGVGVAGVGMGGVCEGAESPLTARSLRLERAARAIHAERDRLRTHYPAPYDSSSIMSGSMARIPMHSSSSQESLGGGTSTWGGGASPGLPRGVTSAASAVSIASMHQQKKRGIKSSLGRFFSKKDKAGLPVQGQGSRTLSSVSSLGLSSLVDDDGQMSQSGMQAPLQHAEYARTKTKDRDYRHELLGEAMRAGTPFALWNGPTVVAWLELWVGMPAWYVAACRANVKSGAIMSALSDQEIQREIGISNPLHRLKLRLAIQEMVSLTSPSAPRGTACAALAFGDMNHEWIGNVWLPSLGLPQYRTTFMECLVDARMLEHLTKRDLRTQLKMLDSFHRTSLHFGVACLKRVGYSVRALEERRRSAEHCIRDVLVWTNERLQRWLTAINLKEYAANLSESGVHGALIALDDNFDANSMALALQIPTQNTQARQILEMEFNSLLANGTERKARQPHEHAPAS from the exons GAATTTGCGACGCTTACAAAGGAGTTGAATCAAGCTCGAGAACAGCTTCTAGAGAGAGAAGAGGAGATATCCGAGCTCAAGGCGGAAAGAAACAACACCAGG CTTCTACTAGAGCACCTAGAATGTCTTGTGTCGCGGCACGAGCGCTCGCTGCGCATGACCGTGGTAAAACGGCAGGCGGCTGCGCAGTCGGGCGTTTCTTCCGAAGTGGAGGTACTGAAAGCGCTCAAGAGTCTCTTCGAACATCACAAGGCGCTCGACGAGAAG gttCGAGAGCGATTACGTGTGGCGTTGGAGAGAAATACAGCGCTGGAAGAAGAATTGGCTTTAACCAAAGAAGAA CTGCAACAGTACAAATCATCGTCCGGCCAGGACGACAAACCCAAAGAGAACGGCACCGTCTCGACTGGATCGCCAGAACAGAACGGCGAACCGACACAGACTAAG TCGGCTGAGTTAAGTTCATGGCAGAGAAGAGTGGCAGAGTTAAACAACAAAATGACCGACCTAGAAGAGAAGTTAACAAAAGGAGAAAAGGAGTTGGCGAAGAAACAAGATGAGTGCTTAAAACTACAGCGGGATCTAAGAGAAAATGTCGCTCAGAAAGAGGACCAG GAAGAAAGAATAGCTACCCTAGAAAAAAGGTACCTCAATGCACAGCGCGAGTCTACGTCACTCCACGACCTGAATGAGAAGTTGGAACAGGAATTACAACACAAGCAAGCCCAGCTTAAG CTTCAAGAAGAGAAGATAGCGGCCATCGAGGAGAAGTTGGAGCTGTCCACACAGAAACTGGCCCAGATGTGTTCTCTGCCCGAAATGGAGGAGCAGCTGAAGGCCAGGATGGAAGCTCTCAGCCAG GCGCAAGAGAGGCATGGCTCCGCTGAAGACAGAATACAGAGGCTTGAGGCGAGTGTTGAGGAAAAGAATGCGGAGCTGATGAGGCTAAACCAGCGGCTGAGGATGAACGAGGAGCACAACACGAGGCTGTCTGCGACGGTGGATAAACTGCTGTCGGAGTCTAATGACAG attgCAAGTTCACCTCAAAGAAAGAATGCACGCGCTAGAAGAGAAGAACGCATTGCAGCAAGAGTTAGAGAAGACTCGTAAGTACGCAGATGAATTGCTTCACGAGAAACAGGAGATACTCAAGGAACTCGCCAAGTGGAGGATGGAGACTGAACAG CTCAAGCGTCAGATGCTCCAACAAGAGATAGCGTTCAACATTCAACAAACGGACGCCTTGACTCGTTCCTTATCCCCAGCAGCTCCGCAGCCGCCGCCGTCGGGACTCTTCCAGCCCAAG TTGGACGGTTCATGGGAGAAACTTCAGCAAGCTCATGTGCTCGCAAGTGTTCAGCAAGGTTTTGATGTTACTAGTGATGCTGAG AATGATGAGTCTGAAGGGGCTGAAGGTGGGCACACGGATGCTGCTGCCTTGGCTCTCATGCTGCAGGAACAGCTAGACGCCATTAACACGGAGATACGACTCATTCAGGAAGAGAAGCAGAGCACCGAAGCCAGGGCTGAGGAACTGGAGTCTAgg GTTGGCAGCTATGAACATATGAACGTTGTGTCGCGTCGCGCCGAGTCTCCGCCCCCAGCTGCTTCCCCTTCGCACACACATATGCATCACAAGTACCACACt GCGCCCGCGTCAATGTCACCTGCGCACGCGCACTACCGTGCGGCCATCGCCTCTGAGAGCCTGCCCTCCAGTCAG TTGCAGCTGTGCGAGGAGGGCGTGGCTGGAGTAGGTGTGGCCGGTGTGGGAATGGGCGGGGTCTGTGAAGGTGCGGAGTCTCCTTTAACGGCGCGTTCGCTACGACTTGAAAGGGCCGCGAGGGCTATTCACGCTGAGCGAGATCGTTTGAGAACGCATTATCCTGCGCCTTATGACTC GAGCTCTATAATGTCTGGAAGTATGGCAAGGATCCCGATGCACAG CAGCTCAAGCCAAGAGTCCCTCGGCGGTGGCACCAGCACTTGGGGTGGCGGGGCGTCGCCCGGTCTTCCTCGTGGCGTGACATCAGCAGCCTCAGCCGTCTCCATTGCGTCCATGCACCAACAGAAGAAGCGCGGCATTAAGAGCTCTCTGGGAAGATTCTTTAGTAAAAAGGATAAAGCTGGATTGCCG GTACAAGGTCAAGGGAGTAGGACTCTATCATCAGTATCTTCGTTAGGTCTGTCGTCGCTGGTCGATGACGACGGTCAGATGTCGCAAAGCGGTATGCAAGCCCCGCTACAGCATGCGGAATACGCTAGAACTAAAACTAA AGATCGCGACTACCGTCACGAGTTGTTAGGTGAAGCGATGCGGGCGGGAACACCGTTTGCCCTCTGGAACGGTCCAACTGTGGTCGCCTGGCTGGAGTTGTGGGTGGGGATGCCAGCCTGGTACGTGGCCGCCTGTCGGGCTAACGTCAAGTCCGGGGCTATCATGTCGGCCCTGTCTGACCAGGAGATACAGCGGGAGATTG GTATAAGCAACCCTCTACACCGCCTGAAGCTTCGTCTAGCAATCCAAGAGATGGTGTCTCTGACGTCACCCTCTGCCCCAAGAGGCACTGCTTGCGCAGCGCTGGCCTTTGGAGACATGAACCACGAATGGATCGGCAACGTTTGGCTGCCTTCGTTAG GTTTACCCCAGTATAGAACGACGTTCATGGAATGTTTAGTTGACGCTCGTATGTTGGAGCATCTCACTAAAAGGGACTTACGCACGCAACTCAAGATGCTTGACAGTTTTCACAG GACATCGCTCCATTTCGGTGTGGCGTGTCTTAAGCGCGTGGGTTACTCCGTGCGCGCCTTGGAAGAGCGACGTCGCTCCGCAGAGCATTGCATACGGGACGTACTCGTGTGGACCAACGAGAGGCTGCAACGGTGGCTCACTGCTATTAATCTCAAG GAGTACGCAGCTAACTTATCAGAGAGCGGCGTGCACGGTGCGTTGATCGCGTTGGACGATAACTTTGACGCCAACAGTATGGCGCTTGCGCTGCAGATTCCCACGCAGAATACTCAG GCGCGGCAAATCCTAGAAATGGAATTCAACAGTTTACTAGCGAACGGTACGGAGCGTAAGGCGCGGCAACCTCACGAGCACGCGCCTGCCTCCTGA